DNA sequence from the Macrobrachium rosenbergii isolate ZJJX-2024 chromosome 55, ASM4041242v1, whole genome shotgun sequence genome:
TGATAATTAGCGTATTTACACTGATAGTAGTAATTTTATACAAACCGGAAAAATGTTTACGAAATGCGTCAAATACTGATCATAGCAAACCAGGTTTATATTATCCCCTTTGTATGTTTGTCGAAGAAAGAGGATTTTGCCTCGACCGTGTTTGCAAGAGGATTAGCGCGAGTTTCTCTTTGCGTGTTTGTTGCCGAGTTTTCCGGTTCATTCAtgcaatgcttctctctctctctctctctctctctctctctctctctctctctctctctctctctctctctctcatcgagagGACGAAAAGTCCATCTTGAAGGTCACTCGCTTATGAACACGATGAAGAGAATTTTGCTATAAAACTCACGGTTCTGGGAACACTGACGCTTGTTGCTAATTAatcttcgaagagagagagagagagagagattttcaactTGTGCCCCATTAGTGTGCAGGACATACTagttattacattttctttagtgGACAGAAATTACGCGAGCGTATTGCTGAACAGAATGAGCTTTTCAGCCAAATAATAGGTAATTTGATTCCTCTTTAGGCAATTTATTTACACCAAAGCATATATAATAGAATCACCAGATAGATAAGCAATTAAACTcacaaattattaataataatgatactttttAGCATTAGCATTTGAAGTAAAACCAGCAAGATCAGTTAATTCCTTATCGTGATGCACTAAATCAAAGATTTGATAAACTCTACGGTACATACACTAAACATTTCACCCGAACCTTGAAGATTGATCATAATAATAAGTGATTTGGAAACAAAGAAGCAGACATAAAATTTAATCCTTTTTCTAGCTGTGAGATCTCAATCGACAGCGATAGCGATTACAAAGGAGAAAACGACGCAGACTCGGAAACTGTGACCACATCTCGTAATCCgcgaaacgaagaagaagaagaagaagaagaagcggaacaTAAACAAAGGCATATGATCAATGAAGGTAGGTCTGTGTTTACCTTTTGAAGCTGCATTTTTCTCCTGATGAAAACCGCCATTTTGTCTCCTCGGAACGGTAATTAGATCTTTTTGTTAACTAAGCCGAAAATTGTTGTTCATTAATGTGAGACCTCGATGCCCAGTTTGTTAGATTAGAGGGAGATTTGGGGAAAGTTGGGAAAAATAGGATGGTCCAGTAACCAGCGTTCCAAGAGAGGAAGAAATGCAAATGAGTGTATCCCCGGTAACGAACGGCAATGCGAGGAATGGGTATTTCAGACAGAAATTATGAATAGTGTTTTTAGATGAGTAGTCGAGcaaaaaatgaaagtatgatTGCAGAGATATATccgtatatgtatactgtatatatatatatatatatatatatatatatatatatatatatatatatatatatatatatatatatatatattatgtgtgtgtgtgtgtgtgtgtgtgtgtgtgtgtttttataatatatatatatatatatatatatatatatatatatatatatatatatatatatatatatattttatttatacacatttataattatatatatattttatatgtaaacacagacacacacatgtgtatatataaatgtgtgtgtgtgtgtgtgtgtgtgtgtgtgtgtgtgtataacacggAAGCAAACACGCTTccgctactcctcaagaaaaaaaaaaacataataattcaaaattatctaaatgaGCGTCACGTGACCATCTCTAGCCCGAAGAAATCATGCGACGCTGGAGGAGAAGTGGCCCTCTGTTGGCGCGAATGAAACCTTGACTCTGTTTACAATGAAACGAGATTCCCGGTATTGCTTTCCTTATGCTCTCGGCATGAACGCAACATGCTCCTTGGAGCGTGACTTTGAAAGCAAATTGCCAATGGAATCGAAGAACGCTGGCAGCCGAAAGTACGGTGTTGaggtgcggagagagagagagagagagagagagagagagagagagagaggatcttgtTTCAAGCATAGGATATTAATGTAATCTTAGGTGTCGGttgtactgtatttcaaaattattttttttattacgattatGATCACCTTCAAGGGTTCGCGTGAAAAGTGCAGTGCATATACCGTAGAGTTTATCAGATCTCGGATTTAGTGCATCACAATAAGAAATCAACTGATCTTGCTGGTTTTGCATGAACTGCtaattctaaaaattattattattattattattattattattattattattattattattattattattattattattagataaatctAAAAAGATGCTAATCTTTAAAGCAAGTTACCACTAGGTAGAATTCTGGTaggctaaaaagaaaaacctaattTTCAGAATTGATCAAAAAAACCTTTCCATTCTCAAAGCAGAGTTCGAATTTGTTAAAAAGATAAGTTTATCTTTACTGATATATGTCTTGGTCACTCTTAGTAAAACTGAAGAGCAATATTAATCCTGTATATAAAAGTTTGAACTAAAGTCACAAACAACACATCACGATTGAGACATGAAATTAAAACGGCAAACATTTGCGAGAAGACTTTTCCAATTTCTtagtcaaaattaattatttgttatattttctctaCTCAGTTACGTCCTAATTTCTCATTTGCcagtctctctccttttctcatgTACGTAAGTTTTTTGCTTAATGTAGCAAAATTTACAAGTTCTTCGgcttttggataataataataataataataataataataataataataataataataataataataataataataataatttcaacggTGTGGATTTGACTTTGTGaattactactgctaataataataatgatagaattaATATACATCTGCAGTCCCATTTAaagaatatgataataataataataataataataataataataataataataataataatgagaacctTATCAGTATAATGATTAAATATAGAAATGCGACAGTGCCTCGGAACCTACATCgctttacaaacatacacacatacgcatacacatacacacacgcacacacacacacacacacacacatacacgagcaCGCATACAAGCAAAACGAGGGCGAATCAAACCGTGAAGCAGGAAACAAAGCAGAGGCGACACCAGTCGACGAAGTGAGCGACACGCAAcgcaaaaatcattaaaattaaaaataaaactaaaataaatagagcatatgaaaataaaacaaaaggctaTTGAGAGACAGAGAATATAAAGAGCGGAGTGAATTTCCTTGcgtcacaaaaaagtaaaaaaaaaaaaagctaaaaaaatacaaaaaaaaaataacaaagggaatCTAAAGCGCGGACCGTATTGCTGTAGCGTCACAAAAAAGCTAAAAAAGCCAAAAACAAAGGGGATATAAAGAGTGGACCGTATTGCTGTAGCGTCACAAAAAAGCTAAAAAGCCAAAACAAAGGGGATATAAAGAGTGGACCGTGTTGTTGTagcatcacaaaaaaatatacagaaagccaaaaacaaagggaatataAAGAGTGGACCGTGTTGTTGTagcatcacaaaaaaatatacagaaagccaaaaacaaagggaatataAAGAGTGGACCGTGTTGTTGTGGCGtcaaaaaaaagacataaaaccaaaaacaaaggcAATGTAAAGAGTGGACCATATTGTTGTAGcgtcacaaaaaaacaaaaacaaggggGATATAAAGAGTGGACCGTGTTGTTGTAGcatcacaaaaaaatacacaaaaaaccaaaaacaaagggaatataAAGAGTGGACCGTGGTGTTGtagcgtcaaaaaaaaaaaaatagacaaaaaacaaagggaatataAATCGCGGACCGTATTGTTGTggcgttacaaaaaaaaaaaaaccccaccaaaacaaaaagcaaaaaaccaaaaataaaaagaatatcaagCGCGGAGCGTATTATTGTAgcgtcacaaaagaaaaaaaaaaaaaagagccaaaaaactaaaagcaaaagcCTGATGACTTAGGATCACGTTCACGTCTAATAATTGTTGGATTTAGCTGGATTAGATTCCTCCGATGCACGGCGCTGGCCATTGTTTACGAATTAGCAGACGAAACCGTCAGAACCTGTGGTAATTGGAGGGGCCATTTCTCCCTCCCGCCTTACCccctaaccccacccccttcccccctaaGCATTCACAACCAACCGTAACGTATCGTTGTGGCATTCTATGATAATGCACGCGGATCACGTTCTAATTACATTCATCATGAAggggcatatatatgtatatatgttctcGCGTGCGTGCCTTTAGAGACAAAAGAAGCCATGCAGTTCATGCGCTGTGCATGAATAACGTCGTGAAAAATGAATGAtcagaggcatatatatatatatatatatatatatatatatatatatatatatatatatatatatatatatatatattattcatttttggtAAATCCGGGACTTTTCTTTGGAGTTATGCGAATCAGGTTTTAGATTGTGATGTGATTTGAATTCAAGTTGTGATGTGATTTGAATTCAAGCTATGATGACATAGATTCCTCAGTTTGTCCATATGTATTGAATGAATGTACAGTGCATTATGAATGcagaaatacacaaacacacacacacatactgtacacacatatatatatatgtatgtatgtgtgtatatatatatatatatatatatatatatatatatattatatacagtatatatactgtatatatatatatatatatatatgtatatatatatatatacatatatttatatacatatatatatatatatatatatatatatatatatatatatatatatatatatatatatatatatatatatatatatatatatatatatatataagattagaGGGCTTTAATGTTCCAGGGACTTACTAGTGTTATTACTGATAAgtatatttccaaataaataaagaaataataaagacaaatatgCAATTAAGTCAATAAGCCCATATATTAAAccacaatgaataaataaaaagacatttagCATGTAAATCTCAAGTCAAACTaataaatttactctagaaaagTATTTCGAATCCGGCAATATATGTAAACCACACCTTAGAAGAGTAACAATATCCTCAAGAACTTATCagtcaattttttcttcacttttaacaGATTCTGTTAACATGAACAACAAGAAAGATTCCAGCGCAGGAAGCAACAAGAGTTTGTCCAGTCAGGCAACAACAGTACCCTCGCCCTTCGAACTGGGATCAATTGAAGATATTCATTGCCTTAGCTTTGGCATAGTCGATTACCTGAACGCTGTCATGAAGGTATGGCTTAGTCTGCAAAAAACACTTAATACCTAAATATAGTCAAGGGATACTGATAATTCGAGTTTTGTTGTTTTAGACATCAAAAtgacctttttgttttgtggATATTGCATTATCTTCTAGTTTTGTTTCACTTTGAGTTTTAAGAAACATATTTTTCGTTGTGTAGACTTGCTGCCATTTTAACTTGAGTGATAGGATGATGAAAAAGTACTCGTGTCAGTTTgaacaaaactggaaaagttaGGGGATAACAATCAGAATCCTTCTAGTTGACTCTGGCATAACACAAAAGGTCTAAACTATTTTTGTAtgagtattatattatattatattatattatattatattatattatattatattatattatattatattatattatattatgagaTTGTATGAGTATTATAAACTATCTTTGTTTGAATATTAGATTTACTAATAGCAAATTTGTTCATCATTTGAGGAGAGGTATTCTGCTAAGAGACAATTTTAATAAGCTAAATCTTACATTCTTAGTAGCTGCAATTACTTAAGTGCCTTGTTCATTTCCAATTTGAGATCATAGTTCATGAAGAGCCGATCAATATTCCATGATGAACCGAAATTTCAGTTTCAGGACCCCGAGAAGGATGAAACCGAGAGCAACTGCAGCGACTGCGGTTCAGGGCTGACCATCAGTCCCCCCACCCGGTTATCTGACAATGACTCTGCCATTGAGCCCCTTCCTGTCTCCTCAGACGCACCCCTGAAGGGAAACCAGTCACCCagaccctcctcctctctccccagGAACAAGCCCGACATCAGAAACATGAAGTGGAGAAGCTCCCAGGAGCTCATGACGAGGCCCACGAAGAGGAGGCTTCTCCAGCGACAGCTGTCTGACCTGGCACTGAGAAGTCGCCTGCAGGAGAGGAACTTGCAAGGGACCTCCGTGCAGGTTTACGACGGCAACATAGGCGTCTCCGTCATCAAGCTGCCCAGGAATAACAGGAGCTCGGCGCCTCTGAGGAAACCGAGCAGACGGTGCCTTTCGGCGATGGACGAACACCTCGCGAGTCACTTCTCTCCTCAGAGGTCTTGTGACTCGCCAAGGGCGGACAGACGATTGGTTCACGAAGAGTCCGGAGACAGCATCGAATACGGTTACCACGACTCGCTCATCGCCGAGCCCTCGGACACGGAATACGGGGAACAGATGGACATTGACGAAAATGTCGATGAAAACACTTTCCCTTCGACTGATTCACCCCCACAAGTAAATTCGGGGTCACCGGATTCTCTCTCGAAACAGAGCGGTACATGTAACGAGAAACGCAACACTTCCGGAGGGAGATTTCACGGGAAAACTGGACAGAACTTCGGGACGAACATGAACTCTTCCATTACAAGCAAATCTGTCAAGGGTGTGTCTTGTTTGTAGCTGTAGTATGTCTAAGGATATTTCTAGTACTAAAATTCCCTCTCATATCTGACGTAGCCACATATCACAATGACAAGAGAAGTATGGGGTTCTTAGTAACTATTTTCAGTGCactaaatgtaatgtatataatataatgtatataatgcagtCTCCCTGTTGTTGTGCaatcggaacttcaaaagttcaagcgaagattcaatgcattactaccctaaaacaaacCACCTTGCATtttacttccatatttatttattaatttattttcccttttataataattgatctcttctgtctgttttatattaccttctgttacttctttcaaatgaacaccatattcttaggatgcttgaatatcaagtaaatggcccctgtgggcttgttctatatcaATAGGGTTctttctatgaataataataataataataataataataataataataataataataataataataataataataataatatcagaacaTACTTTTCGTTCCAGCAGAGGGGGTaggactctcctcctcctcctcctctaagcTGGACCTCCTAGCAGAGCCTGAGATAGACCGGGTCCTTGGCATCCTAGAAGATGATGGAATGGGTCCTGGACTGAGTGAGGATGAGATGAACGCGGCAGACTCACCGCCAGCCAGTGAGTAACAGAGGTCTTCCACCGGATGGGGTACCTGAAGTGAATGATGACAGTTTTGAAGGATGTTAGTTAGAAAGGTCATAAACTTAGTATTCATATTCtagataatatttatttctgcatgaaatgaaaaaagcCAGCGCGAGATCCTTTTACAAATGATACAATTAAGAATCTTTTGCCTAATTAATCATTTATTATGGAAGGACCTGACTGTACAGGTAAATATGAATTCTAAAAAAAGTTGAGTTATAAACAACGAGATACTTTCGACGCCTGCAAAGTGTGTGTTACAgttaaaccattttttaaaaagtaaatcggCTTAATATAGAAGGACCTGACTGTAAAGGTAAATATGAATGCTAAAAAAGCGAAAATTGTGTTACAAATGACGAGATACTTCCGGTTCCTCAATAAGTTTCCTGATATTATATGGagtaatattatattttccttctgtAAAGGCCTGTTTgccaattaaatttatttataatttttaaggcAATCTACTTTACTCAATTATTCTCTTCGGTTGGTCAAATTCCTGTCAAATTACAGAATAGAGAGGATTACAGGCGTCTTGAATTTCAAAAACACCAACAATAACAGCAAGAAAGTTATAACGTATTCAGCTGTAGCAGAGAAACTACCCAAAAATATACTTCCCAGTTTGCAAATGGTTCGAAATTAAATATGATATGAAGTCTGGTGATGAAAACATTTTAGTGAATTGtcttttcaaagaatgaaaactaTAATGGTTATAGAGCTCTGcttatcagaaaaatgaaaactataatgGTTATAGAGCTCTGCTTATCAACAGTTTTTTCTGTTATAGTTCTGCAATCTTTCTAGAGCAAGACACACAAGTGTATAGGTTCCTACACCTACACATATTATATGAATAAGTGGTACAAAATTAGTGGGCATTCATTGtaaaaatgacttaatttttttttttacttaacaagACATCTTAACATGAGATGGCTAAAATCAGAATATCAAGAACGTAACttaagtatattttgttttggaacaaatacaaatgaaaattagttttcataGGCTAAATTcctgaataaatacatatttccaaTGAAGTTCCTCTTCTTCGTTCTCCTTTCCCCCAGACTGCGTCCACCCATCACCCAGGGGCGTAGGGGCAATGATCAGCCCCCACAAGATCATCTGGTACCTGCAGGAATCGCGGCGCCGGAGCAACGAGAGCGCGATCCGCCGCATGCAGCCCCTCCCCGTCCACCACGAAACCGCCTCCGCCAACGCCCCAAAGTACATCCGGGCGGAGCGCGACGGGTCGCTGAGAAACGTCAGCGTCTCCGATACGTCCCAGCCGGCTAGCGCGGTCAGGCAGACGTCACGTCAGCAGCAGGTCCGCCAGTACTCGGAGTCCTCCCAATACGACAGCAGCGCCGAGGAGAGCGACACGGGCGCTGAGCTCTCGGAGCTGGAGCGGTGCGTCCTGTCCCTGACGCACCGGAGGAGCCAGCTGAGGAAGCAGGACACGAACGCCTATCTCATCGCCCCTCCCGAATACAAAATTGGCGACGACGTCTCGACCGTCCTGGAAGACAGCTGATAAGGTCACGgcgatttcatttcttttccttttttttaggggCCACTCAGAGCCGCACCAGTGCTTATAAAGTTGTCTATAATAGAcccgtatacatatatatattttttgtaatatattttcttaatcatAGGAGCGTAGGAGACTGATGGATTTAAATAGTAGCATTGTCGATGTACCTCACGCTTAAGTCATATGTAATACACGGAGACCAATCTATTGTATAACCACAAGAGATGTCACATAAACATTATTTCTCTTGATGATTTTGCTCtgtaacgattctctctctctctccctcaagtaatatatttttgttgttgttggcagTAAAGTATCAATTATCAGTAAAGTATGTCGATTCTGATAATTAAGAACTGCTTTCATGTTATGGGATATAAATAAACTTACTTCATTAAACTATTAGTTTTCTTTGAGCTCGATAATGGAATGCTTTATCATCTCAACTTTCTCTTCCTGATAACAAGGGACACTAAACTGAAATTAGTCTCTTGTATGCTTGCAAAACATTGTCTATGGTGAACTATATTCATATCTTTTGGTTCTCTACAGAGAAAACGCTTTTAAACACATCTGTTTATTGTCAGGGAAacatttctctgtttttgtttttaggatTTGTATGTCTGGCCAGTTTTGAAGATGGCAGAACTCACTGACATTCAAATTTCCTGCTGGCATATGTTTAAATTTGATGTTTTTCTTGTAGATACTGTCATAATTTGATGGGTTTTATTATTTACGAAACTATTTTGAATTAGCAAAAGGGGCGTAGGAATTCCGAaatctggaaaatattttaagaaaacctTGAAGATGGTATTACCTTTTAACGGGTTTACGTTCAAAATCACAGAGTAAAAACGGAAAACTGAATCATATTTTACAGGTAATCTGTAACAAATCTTCGCAATAGTTTCATTTAAACGAGTCGGTTGGTAGGTTGCTGGTCTAGATTATGCTTTGTTCAGACGCATTCTAAGCATTATATTTTGGCAACAAACTGTAATGAAATTCGAATTCAGGGAATATCTGAAGAGAGTAGTGAACTGATGCAAAtggtacaatttttcttttcatgtagcGTTAAAGATGCGAGTAcagaaaaatatcatattttcatgtggcttcaaatattctttgtaaaaatgtatatggCCTTTTTACATAGGCGTAGGAGGTGGGATTTATTTTGGGGGCAACACCAAGATTGCCCGAATTTCAGAAACCTCTAGAGTTTTTTCAAATTGCCATATATTCTGTGTAATAAACACCAAACAGCTGTTAAATTAGGTACAGTAGGTACGAATTTAAAGAAGTTTAGCAAACCCATGTAGGTACCATTCTATTCTTCATTCAGTGTTCAAGCATACATGAAcacttgtgtgtttttgtaatcgAATGGGGATAttctaaagtaaatgataaattgataattttctaatttattacctggttaacttacaaatacaagtttatcatcctttttattctttttctcgtattttttaaattatagaatttattttcttttctgaggtTGAATATGCTGGGCCCATTTGCCCGGGTGGCGTTTGAATTCAGACGGGGGTTGGGGGCAGTTGCCTCCCCACCCGCCTCCTACGCCTAtgccttttaataatttattcattacctATGGAGAAATGGCAactatgttattttcataatagctAATTTTACAAGTCATTACGATAAAATGACGGCTAATTTTGTAGATCATTTGGTTAGtgtgatatacagtacatctaaTCAGTCTCAGCTGCTGAGGAGTGACTGCCCAATGCAATTACATGCTGTTAATGTTTGGCAAATGAGACCGACGAATGAAAATTGGTGCaagttatatataaactttgacgTTTAGCGCCTAGGAACGAGGCAAATGATTAGGAAACGTCAGTTTTTCTACGAATACAATTATCATAGACGCTCGCTACAAGTCTCCTGATGCAAAGTGGATCCACACGCCGGGTTCAGTTTTGACGGGTGAGTGATGTTAGCATACTACAGAGTAAACGGCCATTATCTAAGTCATTTGTAACGAGTGACTGTGAAGCCATCTTTTGATAAGTGACCGTATCTAACTCTTGCGAGTAGAATGAAGACCACGACTGTTTTTTCTGATTAATAATTTAAAGGATAAATTTCAGTATTCGGACTGACTgtgttttttataaataagaaaattttcacGGGAACTGTAGAAACATTtgtaaattttcaagtttttctgtttatttcatgtTACGAATCATTTCTATAGGTTATATGCcacgaatatacatatattattatatatatacacattatatatatatatatatataggaatatatatatatatatatatatatatatgttatttatatatgtatgaaaagtatgtatttatgtatatccgaggcgtgtgtgtatatatatacatatacatatatatacatatatatatacatatatatatatattatatatattattgttatatatatatatatatatgtatatatatatatatatatatgtgtgtgtgtgtatgtatatgtgaactACATAACAGCAATCttacaaaaaatattgcaaaatgtgGTTCTCGTTTCATAACACATGCTTAGCCAGCTATGGTAACATGTTTTTTTACGACTAATCATTTTCtgatgaaatggaatatataattgcTATAGTTCCCTTGagttatttattagttattactAAAATGCGTCGTTGATAAGTAAGGCTGCTATCGAAAGCCAatgaaatacattaacaaaaaccCACAATTCTTGAGCAAGTACTACCACAAACGCatacaaacacattcacacacatatacacgcattCACACAGACATTCTTCACTTTAcaaaatatagagagagatatatatatatatatatatatatatatatatatatatatatatatatatatatatatatgaatgtatatatacaacaatactTTGTTTTGCTGAGCAACGTACAACTGGCAAATCTTATGTCGATCCCAGAACTCAACTGTACGAGTCTGGAAGAAGGGTAAAAAGTAGATAACACTATTAggaatgtgtgtgttttctcaGAATTATGAATTGTCTGATACAGAATTCCAAATCTGCAGAATTTTCAAACGTAAGGAAGGGTTTCGataccaatattttattattattattattattattattattattattattattattgagaagatgaacaccgttcagatggaacaagcctacaggggccttgacttgaaattcaagcttccaaacggTGTTCATTAATGcgggtgttcattagaaagaaagttAGATTTATAGGAGGTGATGGGaaactcagaaataaattcctctaaagaCATCACTTATTGTACCCACCCTTCAATGAAGAACAGtgttcattaaaattataaactaagatcacttattaagaaaAGATGTGGAATGcaagttaattattaaaatgcaaggagaactgtattaacGTAGTAATGATACAtaaggtttaatttttatttattctttgaataataaaaaaacaaaacatttagaaATAGAATGGTTTGCATTTCTCAAATCAGTTGAACCTTGAGTTTTAGTGTGGTACTCCCACTTGGCCCTATATTGTAGGTTCATCTGTTTGGGTTGGTGTCAATGACCACTgcagttgtgacgccagaaaacTTACGATAATCGTTTATCATTTTCGT
Encoded proteins:
- the LOC136835247 gene encoding uncharacterized protein isoform X4, yielding MSMRNERLKNSPAIVSPQKHNCIFSPTDGVVRKVSNNSSSSSQVQNTYSYPPFNAPLLVVSPTSPVGTPSRLPVVVPRQISKQVAPVINCTSWLNSEEAKSTTVEQHVFSAQPSLPRKEEDLQLLTTSQKPGFRGSKIPVRSARGSNNHGLVVYPTPCASRSKSLTNLTTDDFSSSSADFRYQQFDTSSQKSFQHRASPSLTGGTGSISSHRQNQATKPRPQGFPAPTSPSRPQLRQLSTSSSNLSLSSLQSPPSPSSVYRFSPRVVRRSCEEPLKASHEPYETPQYFTFHLTLRSPAKSPSRQISRPVSRCVEDMILQTCAVPSPEMLQSVRLPHSIHMPQVPSCEISIDSDSDYKGENDADSETVTTSRNPRNEEEEEEEEAEHKQRHMINEDSVNMNNKKDSSAGSNKSLSSQATTVPSPFELGSIEDIHCLSFGIVDYLNAVMKFQDPEKDETESNCSDCGSGLTISPPTRLSDNDSAIEPLPVSSDAPLKGNQSPRPSSSLPRNKPDIRNMKWRSSQELMTRPTKRRLLQRQLSDLALRSRLQERNLQGTSVQVYDGNIGVSVIKLPRNNRSSAPLRKPSRRCLSAMDEHLASHFSPQRSCDSPRADRRLVHEESGDSIEYGYHDSLIAEPSDTEYGEQMDIDENVDENTFPSTDSPPQVNSGSPDSLSKQSGTCNEKRNTSGGRFHGKTGQNFGTNMNSSITSKSVKEGVGLSSSSSSKLDLLAEPEIDRVLGILEDDGMGPGLSEDEMNAADSPPANCVHPSPRGVGAMISPHKIIWYLQESRRRSNESAIRRMQPLPVHHETASANAPKYIRAERDGSLRNVSVSDTSQPASAVRQTSRQQQVRQYSESSQYDSSAEESDTGAELSELERCVLSLTHRRSQLRKQDTNAYLIAPPEYKIGDDVSTVLEDS